GCCGGCCATGACCACCACAATGGCGCCAAAGACGAGCATGTTGATGGGGATGCCCCAGAAGTTGCCCTTGACGATGGATTTCTTGGAAGCGGAGGAGCGGGTGAAGTCGCAGAAGTTCAAGACGAACGTTCCGTAGATCGAAACCCAGAGAGCGCCGCCGGCGAAGATGGTCAGCCACATCTCGGTACCCTCAAGACCCTTGATGCCGCTCCACTGGATGGCACCGCCGGCTTCGATGAAGACCCACACGGCAATCGCGGCCATGGTGACCAGGATGATGGGTCCGGCGAAGGCCTCGTATTTACGGATCATTTCCATGCCGAAGCTGACGATGACCAACTGGACGATCCAGAGGGCTACGAAGGAGAGCCAGCCAAGGGTGGAGAGCCCAAGGATGGAATTACTGTCCAGATCCTTGAGGCCCGGGGCCATGGCGACCAGCATGACGCGGAGAACCACCGAAGCCAGGTACGTCTGGATGCCGAACCACGCCACGGCAACGGCGCCACGGACAAGGCTGGCAATTTGCGCGCCCCGGATGCCGAAGCTGATGCGGCTCATGACCGGGAAAGGAACGCCGGTCTTCTCGCCCATGAAGCCGGAGAAGTTCAAGAGAGCGAACAGGAGGATGGCGCCGATGCCCAGGGCTACCAGGATCTGCCATCCACCCAGCCCCAAGGAGAACAGTCCGATGGCAAAGGCATAGTTACCCAGGCTGTGGACGTCGTTGGCCCAGAGGGTAAAGATGCTGTAGCTGGTCCACTTACGGCCTTTGGCCTTGGTGGGGGCGAGATCAATGTTGTAAAGGCTGGGGCTGATGGTACGGCCTGCGGCTTCGGAAGCTATGGCGCAGAGGTCAGTGTTACCCACCACCGGGTGGTTGGGGCCACCTGCGTTCTTGTCTCCCGGAGTCTCAGTGACGCCGACTGATGAAGTCGTCTGCATCGTGGATCTCCACTTCGTACTGATTCCACAATGCGGAATCTAGTTATTGAATAGTGAAAGCACTCTATGACTCAGGTCACGTAACGTCAAGGGTTCCCGTGTATGCAGGGTCACATTCTGTTGCTTGATCAGTGCTTTGCCAGTTGACTGTTTTGGTTACGCAATCCGTGTTGACGCTGCCCAACCAGCAGACGTAATCTCGAATTGCAGAATTTTATTCTCACAATACGAAATTCGATGAGCGCCCCCACAGAGCAAGCGCCCAGACATTCAATGAAGAGAGGTTGGACGTGGCTGCAGGAGAAGAGACCTCACACATCCTCAGCGGGTTGACTGCCCAGCTGCCTGATCGTGATCCGGAAGAGACCGCGGAGTGGATTGAGTCCCTTGATGCGTTGATCGCGGAGCAGGGTACCGAGCGTGCCCAGTACATTATGCGTTCGTTGTTGCAGCGTGCCGGTGCCAGGTCGGTGGGTGTGCCGATGGTGACGACCACTGATTATGTGAACACGATCCCGGTGGACCAGGAAGCTCAGTTCCCGGGCAACGAGGAGTTCGAGCGCCGGTACCGGGCGTACATGCGGTGGAACGCCGCGGTGATGGTCCACCGTGCGCAGCGTTCCGATATCGGTGTCGGCGGGCATATTTCCACCTATGCCGGTGCCGCGACGTTGTATGAGGTGGGTTTCAATCACTTCTTCCGCGGCAAGGACCACCCCTCGGGCGGGGACCAGGTGTTCTTCCAGGGCCACGCGTCCCCGGGCATGTACGCCAGGGCGTTCATGGAAGGCCGCCTCACGGAAGAGGATCTGGACGGGTTCCGTCAGGAAAAGTCCAAGGCCGGTCATGCCCTGTCCTCGTACCCGCACCCGCGGTTGATGCCGGACTTCTGGGAATTCCCCACCGTGTCCATGGGTATCGGCCCGATGAACGCGATCTACCAGGCCCAGTCCAACCGGTACCTGCAGAACCGTGGCATCAAAGACACCTCGGACCAGCAGGTCTGGGCGTTCCTCGGTGACGGGGAAATGGACGAGCCCGAATCCCGTGGCCTGCTCCAGCTCGCCGCGAACGAGAACCTGGACAACCTGAACTTCGTGATCAACTGCAACCTCCAGCGCCTGGACGGACCGGTCCGCGGCAACGGCAAGATCATGCAGGAACTCGAGGCGTTCTTCCGCGGTGCGGGCTGGAACGTGATCAAGGTCGTCTGGGGCCGCGAATGGGACTCGCTCCTGGAAGCGGACACCGACGGGGCGTTGGTGAAAATCATGAACGAAACCCCCGATGGTGACTACCAGACCTACAAGGCCGAGTCCGGCGGGTTCGTCCGTGAACACTTCTTCGGCAAGTCCCCGCAGACCAAGGACATGGTCGCGGACCTGGACGACGAACAGATCTGGGGCCTGAAGCGCGGCGGTCACGACTACCGCAAGGTCTACGCCGCGTACAAGGCAGCGACCGAGTTCAAGGGCAAACCCACCGTGATCCTGGCCAAAACGGTCAAGGGCTACGGCCTGGGCCCGCACTTCGAGGGCCGCAACGCGACCCACCAGATGAAGAAACTGACCATGGAAGACCTCAAAGCCTTCCGTGACCACCTCCGCATCCCCATCAGCGATGACCAGCTCGACGCGGACCTCTACCGGCCCCCGTACTACCACCCCGGCATGGACGCCCCCGAAATCAAATACCTGATGGAACGCCGGGCAGAACTCGGCGGGTTCGTGCCCGAACGCCGCCGCAAACACACCGAGGTGGTGTTGCCCGAGGCGAAGTCCTACGAGGTCGCCAAACGCGGATCCGGGAAACAACAAGCCGCCACCACCATGGCCTTCGTAAGGCTCCTCAAAGACCTCATGCGGGACAAAAACTTCGGCGCCCGGTTCGTGCCCGTCGTCCCGGACGAATCCCGGACCTTCGGCATGGACGCGTTCTTCCCGACCGCGAAAATCTACAACCCCAAAGGCCAGAACTACCTCTCCGTGGACCGCGACCTCGTCCTGGCCTACAAAGAATCACCCGCCGGGCAACTGATCCACCCCGGCATCAACGAAGCCGGCGCCGTCGCAGCCTTCACCGCCGCCGGCACCGCCTACGCCACCCACGGCGAACCCCTGGTCCCGATCTACGTGTTCTACTCCATGTTCGGCTTCCAACGCACCGGAGATTCCTTCTGGGCCGCCGCGGACCAAATGACCCGCGGCTTCATCATCGGCGCCACCGCAGGACGAACCACCCTCACCGGCGAAGGACTCCAACACGCCGACGGGCACTCCCCCATCCTGGCCTCCACCAACCCCGCCGTGAAAACCTACGACCCCGCCTACGGCTACGAAATCGGCCACATCATCCGCCACGGCCTCGAAGAAATGTACGGACCCGACAGTACTGACGGCACCGGTGAAGACCGCAACGTGATGTACTACCTCACCGTCTACAACGAGCCCATCACCCAACCCGCCGAACCCGACAACCTCGACATCAACGGACTCCTCAAAGGCATCTACAAACTCGCAGACGCCCCCGAAACCACCGGGAACGGGAACCGGCCCAC
This genomic interval from Paenarthrobacter aurescens TC1 contains the following:
- a CDS encoding putative cytosine/purine/uracil/thiamine/allantoin permease family protein (identified by match to protein family HMM PF02133) is translated as MQTTSSVGVTETPGDKNAGGPNHPVVGNTDLCAIASEAAGRTISPSLYNIDLAPTKAKGRKWTSYSIFTLWANDVHSLGNYAFAIGLFSLGLGGWQILVALGIGAILLFALLNFSGFMGEKTGVPFPVMSRISFGIRGAQIASLVRGAVAVAWFGIQTYLASVVLRVMLVAMAPGLKDLDSNSILGLSTLGWLSFVALWIVQLVIVSFGMEMIRKYEAFAGPIILVTMAAIAVWVFIEAGGAIQWSGIKGLEGTEMWLTIFAGGALWVSIYGTFVLNFCDFTRSSASKKSIVKGNFWGIPINMLVFGAIVVVMAGGQYKINGTVIESPSDIVESIPNTLLLVLACLALLILTIAVNLMANFVAPVYALTNLFPRHLNFRKAAWVSGTIGLIILPWNLYNNPIVIVYFLGGLGALLGPLFGVVMADYWLVRRGKVNVPELYTEDPKGAYFYKRGVNPKAIIAMLPAAGLAIAIAFIPGLAAAAPFAWFIGAGVAALTYFAVADKKQVHEDVSGEPIAVASTH
- a CDS encoding pyruvate dehydrogenase, E1 component (identified by match to protein family HMM TIGR00759), which translates into the protein MDVAAGEETSHILSGLTAQLPDRDPEETAEWIESLDALIAEQGTERAQYIMRSLLQRAGARSVGVPMVTTTDYVNTIPVDQEAQFPGNEEFERRYRAYMRWNAAVMVHRAQRSDIGVGGHISTYAGAATLYEVGFNHFFRGKDHPSGGDQVFFQGHASPGMYARAFMEGRLTEEDLDGFRQEKSKAGHALSSYPHPRLMPDFWEFPTVSMGIGPMNAIYQAQSNRYLQNRGIKDTSDQQVWAFLGDGEMDEPESRGLLQLAANENLDNLNFVINCNLQRLDGPVRGNGKIMQELEAFFRGAGWNVIKVVWGREWDSLLEADTDGALVKIMNETPDGDYQTYKAESGGFVREHFFGKSPQTKDMVADLDDEQIWGLKRGGHDYRKVYAAYKAATEFKGKPTVILAKTVKGYGLGPHFEGRNATHQMKKLTMEDLKAFRDHLRIPISDDQLDADLYRPPYYHPGMDAPEIKYLMERRAELGGFVPERRRKHTEVVLPEAKSYEVAKRGSGKQQAATTMAFVRLLKDLMRDKNFGARFVPVVPDESRTFGMDAFFPTAKIYNPKGQNYLSVDRDLVLAYKESPAGQLIHPGINEAGAVAAFTAAGTAYATHGEPLVPIYVFYSMFGFQRTGDSFWAAADQMTRGFIIGATAGRTTLTGEGLQHADGHSPILASTNPAVKTYDPAYGYEIGHIIRHGLEEMYGPDSTDGTGEDRNVMYYLTVYNEPITQPAEPDNLDINGLLKGIYKLADAPETTGNGNRPTATILASGVSVPWALEAQRILNEDWNVAAEVWSVTSWNELRRDGLAAEEHAFLNPGQPARTPFITEQLKDTNGPVIAVSDYMKAVPDQIRQFIPNDFASLGADGFGFSDTRQAARRYFKNDTHSIVAKTLQLLAARGEVEEGAPSYAIDRYKLLDVNAGTTGGAGGDA